The Blastococcus colisei DNA window CGACGATGACGGCGGCGGTGAGGATCACCTGCCAGTTCGGCTCACCGGCCAGCCGCAGCAGCCCCGCGGCGAGGAGCAGGTCCAGCAGCACGCCCAGCGCGGTGGCCGGGCGGCGCGTTCCCACGAGGGCCAGTGCACCAGCGGCCAGGGCCGCTGCAGCGACGGCGTGCGAGGACCACAGCACGACGTCGCTCAGGAGGCCGGTCACACCGTCGCGCCCCGGTGGCCGTGCGAGGTGACGTCGGCCCGCTCGCCGTCTGCCTGGTCCTCCTCGACCTGCCGGCGTTCCTCGGCGATCTCCTTGGAGAGGAAGTAGTTCAGCGCGGTCCGGATGGTCGCCACGGCGGCGAGCTGGCCGAGTTCCTCCCAGCTGGGTGCGACCGCCGTCTTCAGCACGTCACTCGCGAGCTGGAACTCCAGGCCGAGCGCCAGGAATCTGCCGAGGGTCAGCCGGACGGGGACGAAGGCCGCCGTGGTCCGTCGGCGTACCCCGACCCAGGCGAAGCGGGCGAAGGCCCACACCGCCCCGATGATGATGATCGCGGCGCCGCAGGCCTCCACGATCACGACCAGGACATTGACGACCTCCGCGAGCAACTCTTCCACGGCGGGCACCTACCCGTGCGTCCTGCCGGTAGACCTAGAGGTCGACGGTCACGCCCTGGTCGGCCAGCGCCATCGCGACGTCGGGGCGCATCGGGGTGAGGCCGGCACCGGCGAGGACGACGTCCCGCACGAAGGTGTGCCACAGGTGGGCCCGGCGGATCATGCTGTGCCCGCCGGCCACGGTGAAGCGGGCGACGTGGGCCCCGGCGTCCCGGGCCCGCCCGGCGAACTCGGCCGAGAGCGCGGCCGGCACCCAGCGGTCACCCCGGCCGTGCAGGATCACCACCGTCGCGCCGCGGAGGTGGGCCACCGGCTCCCCGGGCGGCGTC harbors:
- a CDS encoding DUF1622 domain-containing protein, whose amino-acid sequence is MEELLAEVVNVLVVIVEACGAAIIIIGAVWAFARFAWVGVRRRTTAAFVPVRLTLGRFLALGLEFQLASDVLKTAVAPSWEELGQLAAVATIRTALNYFLSKEIAEERRQVEEDQADGERADVTSHGHRGATV
- a CDS encoding DUF1622 domain-containing protein, which gives rise to MTGLLSDVVLWSSHAVAAAALAAGALALVGTRRPATALGVLLDLLLAAGLLRLAGEPNWQVILTAAVIVALRRLLGAALRGGPRPRPARDHEPRGRRLRHMVERVRSSAGEHLVRPAWRS